In one Diprion similis isolate iyDipSimi1 chromosome 6, iyDipSimi1.1, whole genome shotgun sequence genomic region, the following are encoded:
- the LOC124407186 gene encoding eukaryotic translation initiation factor 3 subunit H, with protein sequence MATRGQSRRIPEAESRIDYVQTDGLAVMKMVKHCHEESTSNMEVAQGALLGLVVNNRLEITNCFPFPKNDETMDEEEYQLAMMRRLRRVNVDHFHVGWYQSADVGNFLSHPLLESQFHYQTSIEESVVVIYDTAKSARGFLTLKAYRLTPQAIQMYKEGEFTPDALRTLKIGYESLFVEVPIVIKNSHLTNIMMSELEEMIPEEEGTKYLDLGTATVLENQLRCLMDRVDELNQEAIKFNRHQHLVIRQQQDKNRLMQKRAQENAARAAKDEPPLPDDDINKLLRPLPVPPRLNPMIVAGQINTYSQHISQFCSQSLAKLYITQSLQNAKESKSTN encoded by the coding sequence ATGGCAACGCGAGGGCAATCGAGGAGGATACCGGAGGCGGAGTCCCGGATAGATTACGTTCAGACCGACGGTTTGGCAGTGATGAAAATGGTGAAACACTGTCATGAAGAATCCACGAGTAACATGGAAGTTGCTCAGGGTGCTCTGCTTGGTCTGGTTGTCAACAATCGGCTGGAAATCACCAACTGCTTTCCGTTTCCCAAGAACGACGAAACCATGGATGAAGAGGAGTACCAACTTGCCATGATGCGCAGGCTGCGTAGAGTGAACGTTGATCACTTTCACGTTGGTTGGTACCAGAGCGCTGATGTTGGAAACTTTCTGAGCCATCCCCTGTTGGAATCGCAGTTTCACTATCAGACATCCATCGAAGAGTCAGTAGTGGTTATTTACGATACGGCCAAGTCTGCCAGGGGCTTTTTGACCCTAAAGGCCTATCGCTTGACTCCACAAGCGATCCAAATGTACAAGGAAGGAGAATTTACGCCTGATGCGCTGCGTACGTTAAAAATTGGCTATGAATCTCTATTCGTCGAAGTGCCGATTGTCATAAAGAACAGCCATCTTACGAACATCATGATGTCTGAACTGGAGGAAATGATTCCCGAAGAAGAAGGAACCAAGTATCTTGACCTCGGTACCGCGACAGTTTTGGAAAACCAGTTGAGGTGCTTGATGGACAGAGTAGACGAGCTAAACCAAGAAGCTATTAAGTTCAACCGTCATCAGCATCTGGTTATTCGTCAGCAACAAGACAAGAATCGTTTGATGCAAAAGCGAGCACAGGAGAACGCAGCCAGGGCTGCTAAGGACGAGCCACCTCTACCCGATGACGATATCAACAAGCTGCTCAGGCCATTGCCTGTTCCCCCTAGGCTGAACCCCATGATCGTCGCTGGGCAGATAAACACCTACAGCCAGCACATATCGCAGTTCTGTTCTCAAAGTTTGGCAAAGTTGTACATCACCCAGAGTCTACAGAATGCCAAGGAATCCAAGTCTACCAATTAA
- the LOC124407182 gene encoding coiled-coil domain-containing protein 174 gives MNNSKKINVNYSSLVGLKAELLRKQTEVKDAKANAEVPSTQSKHKVRTKKSKTKKIKIEKELIDTDDIKAHKKSKLMLEAKARLYENLKRSHSNKNEHFLVDFENKPESEDEKFDSDDYEDANSDPEEDWVEYEDCFGRTRKCLRRDLSKMQEKDEFVKHEVMKKSQGDTEVEDIRPPDVIIPPKEPEIEIMRRKWEEQTEKLTEKMNIHYQDILFDEARAHGVGYYEFSQDEEMRAKQQANLDALRKETIQKQKEMQNLKEMKDKMEQNRLKAARIRQRIRAGLPPEPTEEELVKNDDVNTDKVEVKTETEEEVETVEKEIVEYRKENSLVEIENKIKAFGELLGKRTQWHEMSQEEWVYKRRKDRDEEFAPVYNNFKSSGYLESKTTDRDKDESSASLDNHLSSKNEENEDSESPAFVEEFDTKKMTDQLGDTDSPQNHIPHSETSTDLSQIAMPTDLLSKADTESSDSNDSDVIGPMPLYTELPSQHVDLQQTFATLPENVRTELSGIDFSKPPPNMQFGLTSDVFSAGPELVPTPVPPPNPDCLPMEYLLPHSTSLSSITGVDSSKRSDDISIPDNIDSQETQHILNEDKITAGLKYLRANFEKQKHS, from the coding sequence ATGAacaattcaaagaaaataaacgtgAATTATTCATCGTTAGTGGGTTTGAAAGCTGAGCTTTTGAGGAAGCAAACTGAAGTTAAAGACGCGAAAGCAAATGCGGAAGTACCTTCTACACAGTCTAAGCATAAGGTTAGGACTAAAAAatccaagacgaaaaaaattaaaattgaaaaagaactaATTGACACGGACGATATAAAAGCTCACAAAAAGTCGAAGTTGATGCTGGAAGCAAAAGCTAGgctttatgaaaatttgaagaggTCACACAGTAATAAAAACGAACATTTTCTggtcgactttgaaaacaaacCGGAGTCTGAAGACGAGAAATTCGATTCGGATGATTATGAAGATGCAAACTCTGACCCGGAAGAAGACTGGGTTGAATATGAAGACTGCTTTGGACGGACAAGAAAATGTCTCCGTAGAgatttgtcgaaaatgcaGGAAAAAGACGAGTTCGTGAAGCACGAAGTCATGAAGAAATCCCAGGGAGATACTGAAGTTGAGGATATCAGACCTCCAGATGTGATAATACCTCCAAAAGAGCCAGAGATTGAAATAATGCGTAGAAAGTGGGAGGAGCAAACGGAAAAGTTGACTGAGAAGATGAATATTCATTATCAAGACATTCTGTTTGACGAAGCAAGAGCCCACGGAGTTGGATACTACGAATTCTCTCAGGACGAAGAAATGAGAGCAAAGCAGCAGGCAAACTTGGATGCATTGAGAAAGGAAAccatacaaaaacaaaaagaaatgcaAAATCTAAAGGAAATGAAAGACAAAATGGAACAGAACAGGCTAAAAGCGGCTAGAATACGACAGAGAATAAGGGCTGGACTGCCCCCTGAGCCTACGGAGGAAGAACTGGTCAAAAATGATGACGTGAACACGGACAAGGTGGAAGTTAAAACAGAAACTGAAGAGGAAGTTGAAACTGTTGAGAAAGAAATAGTTGAATATAGGAAGGAAAATTCACTTGTTGAAATTGAGAATAAGATAAAAGCTTTTGGCGAACTACTTGGCAAAAGAACACAGTGGCATGAGATGTCGCAAGAAGAATGGGTCTACAAGCGAAGAAAAGATAGAGATGAAGAATTTGCCCCTGTGTACAACAATTTTAAAAGTTCCGGATATCTAGAATCCAAGACTACCGATCGGGACAAGGATGAAAGTTCAGCATCGCTCGATAATCACTTATCTagtaaaaatgaggaaaatgaGGACTCAGAGAGTCCTGCTTTCGTCGAAGAATTTGACACAAAGAAAATGACTGATCAACTCGGTGACACAGATAGTCCACAGAATCATATTCCGCATTCTGAGACTTCTACAGATTTGTCACAGATTGCCATGCCTACGGATTTGCTTAGCAAAGCTGACACAGAATCATCGGATAGTAATGATTCGGATGTAATCGGACCGATGCCACTGTATACCGAATTACCCTCACAGCATGTTGATTTGCAACAAACGTTCGCTACCCTGCCAGAAAATGTGAGAACAGAATTGTCTGGCATCGATTTCTCAAAGCCACCTCCAAATATGCAATTTGGCCTTACTTCAGATgttttttctgctggcccaGAACTCGTACCAACTCCAGTCCCACCCCCGAATCCCGATTGTTTACCTATGGAATATCTTCTGCCGCATTCCACATCGTTGAGCTCAATAACTGGTGTGGATTCAAGTAAACGTTCAGATGACATCAGCATCCCGGATAATATTGATAGTCAAGAAACACAGCATATCTTGAATGAAGACAAGATTACTGCTGGACTCAAATATTTACGAGCAAATTTCGAAAAGCAAAAACACAGTTGA